One part of the Rutidosis leptorrhynchoides isolate AG116_Rl617_1_P2 chromosome 1, CSIRO_AGI_Rlap_v1, whole genome shotgun sequence genome encodes these proteins:
- the LOC139892958 gene encoding uncharacterized protein gives MKITEPETTLILNFCFSKFNVGIWTSREGIKQNVLKKINKNHPDKDKRYLYFKPLHLLWDNRENKLPWKPREYNETNIVLIDDPPKKAILNPKYTAVFPYTYNRDDKKDDGPDGDFCKYLDSLAAADSVKKFIEHNEFEQPPI, from the exons ATGAAGATTACAGAACCGGAAACCACTCTG ATTTTGAATTTCTGCTTCAGCAAGTTCAATGTGGGGATTTGGACATCACGAGAAGG GATTAAACAAAAtgtgttaaaaaaaattaataaaaaccaCCCAGACAAAGACAAAAGGTATTTGTACTTCAAACCGCTTCATTTGTTGTGGGATAATCGTGAAAACAAACTTCCATGGAAACCAAGGGAGTATAATGAAACCAATATAGTTCTAATAGATGATCCTCCAAAAAAGGCAATACTGAACCCA AAATACACTGCGGTGTTCCCATACACTTATAACCGGGATGATAAGAAAGATGATG GTCCTGACGGTGATTTTTGTAAGTACCTTGATTCGCTGGCAGCAGCTGATAGTgttaaaaaatttattgaacataaTGAATTTGAACAGCCACctatatga